ATTGCCATTTGATTTCTCCATCATTATCGCCTGACTGTTGTTCCCACCATTTGTAAGTGTCGTCGTCTTCAGATCCTGGAGTTTCACTCTTGACAGATGTTTcctttttaattttggaGGCTTCACTCTTGACTAGTGGTTCCTTTTTCACTCTCGTGGAGGTAGATTTAGGCCGAGCCTTGacgtttgattttgtagCGGTTATTTTGGCCTTGGGTTCAGCTTTCACTTTTGGTGTGGCCTTTTTCTTGGTATCTgtctttttcattgtttttgtCTCCTTCTTAACCACGGTTTTCGTCTTTGCCGTCCCGTTGTTAgtctttgtctttttaGACAATGGgacatcatcatcttcatcgtaatcgtcatcatcattatcaccATCGTCTGTGTCGTCTGACTCCATCGCTATTCTTTTCCTATCTCTCTTTGTCAATGGAACATCATCCTCCTTTTCTTCATGATCTATATCATCTGAAGTTGGTGAAGTAGATACTGATTGTGATTCAATGGGTAGTTGACTAAGGGCAGTCTCATCCTCAGAAGAACTCATTGCGAGGTTAGctaaataaaaaaatgtattgttttgatgtAAATGGAGGGGTTAATATGATATGCGAATCAGTGTAAATCAGATGTGGTAAGAATAGAGGTAGATTTGTTAAGTAGATTGTGTATATGTTCGTCTGTTATTGCTTTTAGAAATTTCCAAAGTATTTAGATACAAAGAGTTTACTCTGTGAAAAGAACGGTGAGAAagagagaagaaaaaaattgacgTGTCtatatcaaaacaaaaatcaCGTATCAAAGTATTACGCATTCAACACTAGATGTTCATGATGTTTATAACCTATCTCATTAGAAACTCCAATGCATCAAGTGTGGAATAGTTCTATAGTATGGAATATAATCCTCGTGGATGTTTTAGAGTTGAAATGGTAATTTTGCGCGAGTatgaatcaaaaactttacATAAATTTCACAACTAATAAATGTTTTTGTATAAATAAGTACCGAAAGAAAACCTCGGCAGACGTTATGAATGAAGAGCAACCTCAATATATATCAATATCCAATCGTTCATTATCATGGTAAGTCCTTTTTGAACCGTTTGAAACATTGAATCCGTTCTATGTTTGCATAATCGTCCGTAAAGATTTTGCTTTCTTTCATACGAATAAAAGTAGTTTCCCTAGCTGAGATTATTACCACtactttgtttttttaTCGATACATCATAGCAGTGTGTATGtgggggggggggggtCCTAATAATATTCACAGGTTGGCAAAGGTTATcattttggtttcaaattagGTCGTGTACAAATTCTACGAAAACATGAATGTCgtaaaatttgaattgtcgTGTCAAATTCTATGGAAATGTAGCAGAGAATTCTAGAGCCCACAAAATGGAGCTTACTTATTGCAAGTTCATTTCTTTTGCATAGAAGCTAACAATAGTGGTTTTTTAAAACTTATCATCTCTTTGATTCTAGCGAAGACATTCGTAGAAGCAAAGGCTGATCATCAGACTTACGGCAATAAATGCAACCCCACCCGAAATTATACCAGAAGACAGAAATGGATGTAGGATACAACCGTATAGAAACACGTATAATCCCCCTTTATCCCCTGAGTGCTTTTGGTTGTAATAAAACAACATTTAAGAAAAGATGGCAATTACATTTCATCATAAGTAGGTAGCACACATATACTCGATTTTGTGTTTCAAATAACGGCATTTACTCAGCTTTGAAGacaagagaagaaaaagaaatttttcgTCTTCTTAGTAAGGATCATCATTGCAAAATTAAGCCTTTTCGCTTTGGTGGATCTCTAAGGATATCCCCGAATCCACCTGAAGCCCCAAATGCATCCTTTCATAATCCACTAAGTCCAAGTGAAAGCGAGAGCTGTCAAAAGTACAATAGTCCAAACTAAATACGGCAATATAATAGCTTCCTCTTTTTTTGTAACTCACCCAGAGTTAAAAGAGTTTTTCTGTTTTCGCAATCAGATGCCGTACAAACATATTATATAattacaattcaaaataacaaaattttttaacaAGAAATCGCCTCATAATTTAAATCGCCATATAGTTTCTTAGCTGATCCCAACCAATTGCCTCATTTTCTCTTTCACCTTCCATTAGGTATTACTAGTTTCCTTATAGATATACGTATGCATACAGAGGGTTTCCATATATGGATAATGCTGCTTTTTACATCGCGCTTGTCCATTATCTATCATCTTTCCAGATCCCGTATctaaattggttgattgcGCTAGGTCAATTTTGTGGGGAAAATGAGAAGGTAAAAGATGTGTGTTATACTGATTTCTGATGGAGTAAAATTTACAACCCCCTCTTTTTAACATTCCTTTCTCATACCCTATCTGGAAATTTGAAGTTGGGGTCAACCAAAGCACAAGAAAACTGATAAGAGTAATCAGTCGTACGATATTTACTACGAATAGGGTTTTCGCTATTGAAGTTAATTTCTGTTTGGATagaaattttcttttacGGCGGTTGGTATAAATTACATTTTCTTATCAGAAGAAATGCAAAATGCATaaattaaaatttcaaGGTCCACTTCgcaacaagaaaaaagaaatttccaAGTAACAATGTTAATTTACAATTTAACCGCCCGAAGCCAATAAAGCCATATACAATGtaattaaaaattttatcgtctctatttttttattaacCCTCCTTACTCatttattgttttacatttggttttgattaAAGAATTTCTCCTCGTCAAACTTGTATATATACTGTCAGACATAttcctctttttcaaaaacacaatcaaaagttttcatTTATTCTGCAACCTTATACCCGCCCACCAAGaagcttcttcaacaatgagtCATCACGATCTAGAAAAGGGTGGCtctacatcatcaacttcaaactCATTACATCACAACACTGCTGTTGCAGCACCACCACATTCCAACGCCATATCCCCATcacaatcaacaccattcagcatcaaagaaaaacaacaagatacCAATTTTATACAAGATGACGACCTTTTCCTTCGTGAAGATGAATCTGAAGAAGATGGATCAGTCAACGAAATCAAACGTGGTTTAAAAGCACGTCATGTATCAATGATTGCTCTAGGTGGTACTATTGGTACTGGTCTTTTCATTTCTACAGGAAGCACATTAAATCAAGCTGGACCTGTTTTATCACTTATATCGTTCTTGTTTATgacaacaattgcattttcAGTTACTCAATCCTTGGGTGAAATGGCAACATTGATTCCGGTCTCGGGTTCTTTTGCTCAATTCGTCACTAGGTGGATTTCGAAATCTGCTGGTGCAGCAAATGGTTGGTTGTATTGGTTCAGTTGGGCCATTACTTTTGCGTTAGAATTGTCGGTTATTGGACAAGTTATAGAGTACTGGACTGATGCTGTACCATTAGCAGCATGGATtagtattttttttgtcatTATTACTGTGTTCAACTTCTTCCCCGTCAAGTTTTATGGTGAGGTTGAATTTTGGGTGGCTTCAATTAAAGTGTTGGCTGTGTTTGGATGGATCATTTATGCCTTATGTATGGTTTGTGGAGCTGGTAAAACTGGTCCCGTTGGGTTCAGGTACTGGAGAAATGGATATGCATGGGGTGATGGTATTTTGGTTTCTGATACTGCAACAAAGAGATTTCTCGGTTGGTTATCTTCATTAATCAATGCAGCATTCACTTTCCAAGGTACTGAATTGACGGGTATTTCCGCTGGTGAATCCGCTAATCCACGTCGTACAGTGCCACGTGCTATTAAAAAGGTGTTGTTTCgtattttgattttttacGTCTTGTGCATGTTTTTCATTGGATTATTGGTTCCTTATAATGATCCTAAATTGACTGGTGGTAGTTATACTTCAAATTCACCTTTCATCATCGCCATGAATAACTCAGGAACTAAAGTGTTGCCTCATATTTTCAATGCTGTCATTGTCACAACAATTATTTCCGCCGCTAACTCAAATGTTTATTGCGGATCACGTATTGTTTATGGTTTAGCTGAAGCTGGGGTTGCTCCTAAATTTTTCCTCAAGACTAATCGTGGTGGTGTCCCGTATTTAGCAGTTAGTTTAACTGCTGCATTTGGTGCATTGGGTTACTTGGCCGTGTCTGAGAGTGGTGAAAATGCATTCACTTGGTTATTaaacatttcatcaactgctggtttgatttgttggGGTTTCATTTCCGCAAGTCATATTAGATTCATAaaagtattgaaaagaagaggaaTAAGTCGTGATTCATTACCTTATAAAGCCATGTTTATGCCTGTTGCTGCTTACTATGCttgtttcttcatctttttgATTACTTTGGTCCAAGGATTCCAAGCTTTCTTCAATGGATTTGATGTCACTGATTTTTTTACGGCTTATGTGTCGgtaattttctttgttgtattgtGGATTGGATTCCAATTATTTTTCCATGGTTTCAGTTTATCTTGGAAAGATTATTTTGTTCCTTTGGATGATTGCGATATTGATAGTGGTGTtagagaaattgatgaaatggaaTGGGAATCTACTGAACCTAGAAACTTGTGGGAGAAATTCTGGGATATTGTTGCATAGGGGCGAAGGTGATAAAGGTTTTTACATTATCAGTAGAGCGCTTGGCTTTTTTTCACTTCGTTCGTTAATGATGTTATAAATACAATGTATAATAAAGTTTTAATTCATAATTAGAGTAATTTAAGAAGAGCATATCCTTTTAGCTTATCCTAGATCCTCATAGATCCCCCCTCAATTTAAtgttcaattcaatttattgtaagtatataaaaaaaaagtcCGCTATATATCAAAACAACTAATCACGAATGATAGTGTTTAATAACAAATACATAACTGAGTAAATTTGGgaatcaaaaaaaacaaCGAAAAAATGGTGCCTGAATGCCCATTGGGTATGTCTAGTTATACAAGACATAGTTACCCTTACCTTTGGTAACACCAACAGTACATCCATCTTTTCCATTTCCATTGTATTTACCATTCTCATAAACACATTGTCCACTaacatttgaagaatcatcagcagcaacaaTCTTGACATtaaaattcaatgaatcataattatttggatttggaatCAATGATAAATAAGCAATTCCACTAGCATAGCCAGTACCGAAATTTAATGGAGCCCAATTACCAACGCCAGAACCAGATGAACCCCAAAGACACCCATCCTGGTATGAAACACCGGCATTGTTTACGTAAAATTGAGCTGAGGTAGCACCACCTTTCCATTTGTAATAAGTatcttgatcaacaacagtaATAACAGAAGTGGAACCTGCATCAACCACAGTTGGAATAACCATATTTTCAGTACCTGGATAATCAGTTCTACAAATGGCAACTGATTTATCAATGTTACTGACAACACGGGCTTTATCGGCACCCCATTCACACAAGTAGTTTGATCTTGAATTGGTCTTGTATAATTTACCATTTTTACATAATAATCCTCCAACTGAAACACCATTTGATGGTTGATTATCTGGCCATTGAGTCTTGGACATACCACTCTGACATGCATATGAACAATAAGAACCTTCTTTACATGATCCACCAGTTGATGTGTCACTGTTGTAAATACCTGACCAACCACCGAATCCCAAGTGATCCAAGGCAATAACACCTTGTCCTGATGGGAAATAATCACATGAGTAAACACCGTCAGGGAATTCTTGAGATGGATCTTGGAAAGCAGATAAATCTCCATTAATAccattggaagaagaagaagatccaccagttgaagaagcttcagctgaagaagttgatggaGTAATGGTTCCACTAGGTAAAGACAATGTTGATGGTTCATTTGAAGTTAACGAatcattttgaacaatggtggtggtggatgAAATATCCAGTGAAGTATTATCAGTTTGTTGAGCATCACCAGTTGATTCGGTAGAAGTAGTAGCAGTAGTAGTAACTGGATTACCCTTGGCATCAACAGTAACTGTAACATAGGCATATTCATAAACTACAGCTCTCTTATGTTTATGATGACCATGGAAAACTGGTTCTTGACAgtcttcttctcttttaGCAACTGGAACAACAGCGTGATCTTTGTAGCCTAAATTGACAGCTGGTGCCGGAACAGCAAGTGCACAAGCAGCAAAAGCTAAAAcgaaagaattggaaaacttcattgaaaaaaaggaGCTCTAAATTGAAAGTGATTGTGTTAAAGGAACGTATAAGTGAGATTTAGGTATATCTGTGGGTATACTTTTAACTGAAAATGAGTGACGTGGGTGGGTGGGTATTTGAGTAAATGAGTTGCAAAGTTAACTAACGTAAATGAATGTAATCTCTGAGGATATTAAAAAGGAATGACTTGAGGTTAGATTTAAGTTAGTATAAAACACAACGTATTAGTTGGACAATAACAgattggttttgatttgcTTTGTATGTGATGTAGTGAAGTatatacaaaaagaaaagaagtgTGTTGTATCGTTGTGATTTTTTTGGATTGAAGGTTGGTTAAAATTTTTCTGCCGGGGGGGGGGTGgattgtttgttgttttgttgtctGATTATTATTATTCATTTGTTTAGTTGCTTGGTCTGTTGTTTACTATTAATCTTAAGGAGTTGGTGTATATGTATGCGTCTCACACAAAGACATTTCACGACATTATACGATACGAAAATATGACATTGCTTTTAGTAGGTTAAGTATTGAGGTTTGGTTGTGAGTTCAGTGTCATAAATTTAAAATCGTTTCATATTAACGGCGTAGTAGTGTTGGATGTCGTATAATTCTTGTGTATTGTTATTATTATATGTGTTGTGATGCAATGGTAATGTGATGCATGGAATGTGTGCATTGAAATTACAAATATCGTGtcattttttattttttttgttaaaAAATGCGCGTCTTTGTGTTCTCTTTGTTTATGCTGGTTATTAAATTtatctttcttcttcaccagCCATGTTAGTTACAACAAGCAACACAcgaaaatttgaatactAGTAGTAGTATTAGCAAATCGACTGGATCATTCTTTGTCTTTCTCGCAAGACTAACACAGGTGCATCTTTaaatttcaacttgtaCCACTTGCATACCTTTTTCTCATTCCATTGAGATGTACAGTTTTTCTTGATCTTAGTTGATTGGGTTATAAtaaacttttcttttttggttgtGGTCGTGTTAAAGTGACCAAAAGTGTATTGTATCGGATATGCTTTATTCCTGGTATATGTGGTATGGAATTCTTCGCTGGGACTGAAATTGTAGATCATTGCtaaatttgtttatatGTTTTCAAAGCCACTATTGCAGTAAACAAAGGTTTGTTGTAACTCTTTCTCGATGTTTGCTAtgtggttgttgctgttgttgtcgTGTTTTTGCTGGCTTATCTTTCTATTTTTAGTgtgaaacaattttgtaaCACACTTTTTCCTTTCGTCTACTCTCCTGTCAAATACTTCTGTAAAACAAACCAATCTgtagaaaaaaaaaaaggaacaTCTCTGATACATACCTCAAGTTTGTTATTAATAACACtgaatgaaaaaatgaATGACTAGTGGTGAGTAATTAAATGAGTGTGTAAGTGTAAGTGTAAGTGTAGTTGTTTCAAAACTGAATCTATTAGTTTAGTTGTTTTAGTCTGTCTGTATGAATATGCAAAAGTGcaaaaaaagcaaaagaaattccAATCTCTTACGATTCCGAGAACTAGAAATGGTgatatacatatatatatcaattGGAAGAGATACACCATTAGAGAAGTAATACCCAATACGTAGTAACCAGCAAGTAAAACAGAAAACAATAATTGCTATCAATAGTGTGGTTGCCTTATGCGTGTACCTCGCCATTGTACCTGCTTCTATGCTTCTATGAATGCTGGCGACTCTTGCCTATCTAATAACCTACCTATTGTTTTTAACTGTTTAGTTCATTTACCTAATGGCAGTCAGTCAACTGAACTCTTGTGTCTTTGTATAATGCTAGCTGTAAGAAAAAATATTATATGTAAGGGAAAAAGGTAATATATGCAGGACAACTAATTCCAACGTCTTTTTTCCACCCAAgaaaattgtatttggcGAAAACAAAACTAGTAAGCTTGCATATTCTAACTGAAGTAGAAGTGTAAAATGTAAAAATCAACATGCTTAAAGAGACGCTAAAGGTAAAAAGAGCACTTGATTG
This region of Candida orthopsilosis Co 90-125, chromosome 6 draft sequence genomic DNA includes:
- a CDS encoding Can1 basic amino acid permease, with the protein product MSHHDLEKGGSTSSTSNSLHHNTAVAAPPHSNAISPSQSTPFSIKEKQQDTNFIQDDDLFLREDESEEDGSVNEIKRGLKARHVSMIALGGTIGTGLFISTGSTLNQAGPVLSLISFLFMTTIAFSVTQSLGEMATLIPVSGSFAQFVTRWISKSAGAANGWLYWFSWAITFALELSVIGQVIEYWTDAVPLAAWISIFFVIITVFNFFPVKFYGEVEFWVASIKVLAVFGWIIYALCMVCGAGKTGPVGFRYWRNGYAWGDGILVSDTATKRFLGWLSSLINAAFTFQGTELTGISAGESANPRRTVPRAIKKVLFRILIFYVLCMFFIGLLVPYNDPKLTGGSYTSNSPFIIAMNNSGTKVLPHIFNAVIVTTIISAANSNVYCGSRIVYGLAEAGVAPKFFLKTNRGGVPYLAVSLTAAFGALGYLAVSESGENAFTWLLNISSTAGLICWGFISASHIRFIKVLKRRGISRDSLPYKAMFMPVAAYYACFFIFLITLVQGFQAFFNGFDVTDFFTAYVSVIFFVVLWIGFQLFFHGFSLSWKDYFVPLDDCDIDSGVREIDEMEWESTEPRNLWEKFWDIVA
- a CDS encoding Sun41 cell wall glycosidase (the C. parapsilosis ortholog has an intron in the UTR; similar to C. parapsilosis CPAR2_603090 and C. albicans SUN41), with protein sequence MKFSNSFVLAFAACALAVPAPAVNLGYKDHAVVPVAKREEDCQEPVFHGHHKHKRAVVYEYAYVTVTVDAKGNPVTTTATTSTESTGDAQQTDNTSSDISSTTTIVQNDSLTSNEPSTLSLPSGTITPSTSSAEASSTGGSSSSSNGINGDLSAFQDPSQEFPDGVYSCDYFPSGQGVIALDHLGFGGWSGIYNSDTSTGGSCKEGSYCSYACQSGMSKTQWPDNQPSNGVSVGGLLCKNGKLYKTNSRSNYLCEWGADKARVVSNIDKSVAICRTDYPGTENMVIPTVVDAGSTSVITVVDQDTYYKWKGGATSAQFYVNNAGVSYQDGCLWGSSGSGVGNWAPLNFGTGYASGIAYLSLIPNPNNYDSLNFNVKIVAADDSSNVSGQCVYENGKYNGNGKDGCTVGVTKGKGNYVLYN